A part of Populus alba chromosome 8, ASM523922v2, whole genome shotgun sequence genomic DNA contains:
- the LOC118033546 gene encoding zinc-finger homeodomain protein 11, giving the protein MDLTSSPHHITKSPDSDTDTETALQTHLTKALSLTKGSCKTRQNHCFPPPPQQHMVVSYRECLKNHAAGFGGLALDGCGEFMPKPTTTPQDPTSLKCAACGCHRNFHRSQPFGPTTTTRVPPPPPALNWTTSPGPGSTSSGPSPSPASPIPQSFYPSAPHMLLALSAGHPDDTQPQKQSHSLVMINPHGKKRARTKFSQEQKEKMYLFAEKLGWRMPRGNNDRDVGQFCIEIGVNRNVFKVWMHNNRSRKEKVSDSYGINSSNKCGFNVNEEAAGRVIGTHNEGYSFDNDNNGSSHDSFDRYRIESKVHVDGSMTPHGSSTSS; this is encoded by the coding sequence ATGGACTTGACCTCTAGCCCCCACCATATTACCAAATCCCCTGACTCGGACACGGATACTGAAACCGCTCTCCAGACCCACCTCACCAAGGCCTTATCTCTTACAAAAGGCTCGTGCAAGACCCGCCAAAATCACTGtttcccaccaccaccacagcaACATATGGTGGTCTCTTATAGAGAATGCCTTAAAAACCATGCTGCAGGTTTTGGTGGCCTGGCCTTGGATGGCTGTGGGGAGTTCATGCCTAAGCCAACTACTACTCCTCAAGACCCTACCTCCCTCAAATGTGCTGCTTGTGGCTGCCACCGCAACTTCCACCGAAGCCAGCCATTTggccccaccaccaccactcgCGTGCCGCCGCCACCGCCAGCACTTAACTGGACCACAAGCCCAGGTCCAGGTTCAACAAGTTCAGGCCCAAGTCCAAGCCCAGCATCACCAATCCCCCAGTCTTTCTACCCTTCTGCACCTCACATGCTATTGGCCTTGAGCGCAGGTCATCCTGATGATACCCAACCCCAGAAACAAAGTCACAGCCTGGTAATGATAAACCCACATGGGAAAAAGAGAGCAAGAACCAAGTTTAGTCAAGAACAGAAAGAAAAGATGTACCTTTTTGCTGAGAAGTTGGGGTGGAGGATGCCGAGGGGCAACAATGATAGAGATGTTGGACAGTTTTGCATTGAGATAGGGGTTAATAGAAATGTTTTCAAAGTTTGGATGCATAACAACAGGTCCAGGAAAGAAAAGGTCAGTGATAGTTATGGTATTAACAGCAGCAACAAGTGTGGTTTTAATGTTAACGAGGAAGCTGCGGGTAGAGTAATTGGTACGCACAACGAGGGATACAGCTTTGATAACGATAACAATGGGAGCAGCCATGATAGCTTTGATAGGTACCGGATTGAGAGTAAAGTCCATGTTGATGGTTCTATGACTCCCCATGGGTCTTCTACTTCATCTTGA
- the LOC140955899 gene encoding CLAVATA3/ESR (CLE)-related protein 45-like yields MVFCAHRVLILLICIGFIAVQPDEVYGLTSVELVLRHNQKAQGTAPQSQRVLKDVDMQGMDTKKSAHASKTFDRSQSNKRGVRRGSDPIHNRERDVYRKAIRENVHRASIISVPQVEIIINRQ; encoded by the exons ATGGTTTTTTGTGCTCATAGAGTGCTTATCCTTCTTATATGTATTGGGTTCATAGCAGTTCAACCTGATGAAGTTTATGGCTTGACGAGTGTAGAGCTGGTCCTCAGACACAACCAAAAAGCTCAAGGGACAGCACCACAAAGCCAACGTGTTCTTAAGGATGTTGATATGCAGGGAATGGACACAAAGAAATCAGCGCATGCAAGCAAGACATTTGATCGAAGTCAATCAAACAAAAGAGGAGTACGGAGAGGATCAGATCCTATCCACAACAG agagagagatgtgtaTAGAAAAGCCATTAGAGAAAATGTTCACAGAGCCAGTATCATCTCTGTGCCACAAGTTGAGATCATAATCAACCGCCAATGA
- the LOC118033539 gene encoding uncharacterized protein, translated as MSDHVVLDVDRLIRPPVTEESVQAIVKEADAGPSCSRASEGTDGRVSGEEGEEEPLIQGGECRICQEEDSISNLETPCACSGSLKYAHRKCVQHWCNEKGDITCEICHQPYQPDYTAPPHPPHSEDTAIDIGGGWTISGTQLDLRDPRLLAIAEAERHFLESEYDDYATSNASGAAFCRSVALILMALLLLRHALTLTDSDADDDVSTFFSLFLLRAAGFLLPCYIMAWAISILQRRRQRQEAAALAATQVAFVLQSGQQRGLQFTIAPGPTVTPHQEPV; from the exons ATGAGTGATCACGTGGTGTTGGATGTTGACCGACTCATAAGGCCGCCGGTGACTGAGGAGTCTGTTCAGGCGATCGTTAAGGAAGCCGACGCCGGGCCCTCGTGCTCGAGGGCAAGTGAAGGAACCGATGGTCGTGTTTCAGGGGAGGAAGGAGAGGAGGAGCCGTTGATTCAGGGGGGCGAGTGTCGCATTTGCCAGGAGGAGGATTCCATCAGCAATTTGGAGACTCCTTGTGCTTGCAGCGGCAGCCTCAAG tATGCCCATAGGAAGTGCGTCCAGCACTGGTGCAATGAGAAGGGTGATATCACTTGTGAGATATGCCATCAG CCTTACCAACCTGATTACACCGCTCCACCTCATCCACCACACTCTGAAGATACTGCTATTGATATTGG TGGAGGCTGGACAATCTCTGGCACTCAACTAGATTTGCGTGATCCTCGCTTATTGGCAATCGCAGAGGCTGAGCGCCATTTTCTAGAATCAGAGTATGATGACTATGCTACTTCAAATGCTAGTGGAGCTGCATTTTGCCGTTCAGTTGCTCTTATC TTGATGGCCCTCCTGCTCTTGCGGCATGCATTGACTCTCACAGATTCTGATGCAGACGATGACGTATCTACATTTTTTTCT CTTTTCCTGCTTCGGGCAGCTGGTTTTCTTCTGCCCTGTTACATCATGGCCTGGGCCATCAGCATCTTGCAGCGTCGGAGGCAAAGACAG GAGGCAGCAGCATTGGCTGCGACACAGGTTGCTTTTGTGCTCCAATCAGGGCAACAGAGGGGTCTGCAGTTTACCATTGCACCAGGACCTACTGTAACTCCTCAccaggaacctgtttaa